The following proteins are encoded in a genomic region of Protaetiibacter sp. SSC-01:
- a CDS encoding FAD-binding oxidoreductase — translation MTDLTALRDATDAQILLPGDAAYEDVRPVYFGAGDPAAIVRPTTPEQVADALRLAREHGLPVSVRSGGHGAKAFPNPDGLVIDMRAFDSIEVHDDGTVRVGTGATWGEVATALAPHGLVITSGDTRDVGVGGLALGGGMGWLVRAVGLTIDILEAADIVLPDGRYVTASADSEPELFWALRGGGGNFGVATHFTFRATRLPAVVGGHISLALDDLAGALRAWRDAMREAPDELSATFLALPAMGPDVPPSAQLIVCYAGDDEAAALAAIAPLLALPGVTGSDISRRPYSDLVEEAMSPPPVTMVGGHGLADFDDDVIADYTAAVRSFEAPTVASVRYLGGAFARVDPDATAFAVRDREVMLFRVVMLPPDAAPELVEAAAAPWEPMRARITSTYGNFVEKGDPSVLPLIYPPATLERLRAVKRRYDPENLLARNHNIV, via the coding sequence ATGACCGACCTGACCGCCCTCCGCGACGCCACGGATGCGCAGATCCTGCTCCCGGGCGACGCGGCCTACGAAGACGTCCGCCCCGTGTACTTCGGCGCGGGCGACCCCGCCGCGATCGTGCGGCCCACCACCCCCGAGCAGGTGGCGGATGCGCTGCGTCTCGCCCGCGAGCACGGCCTGCCCGTCTCGGTGCGCTCCGGCGGCCACGGCGCGAAGGCGTTCCCCAACCCCGACGGTCTCGTCATCGACATGAGGGCGTTCGACTCGATCGAGGTGCACGACGACGGCACCGTCCGCGTCGGCACGGGCGCGACGTGGGGCGAGGTCGCCACGGCGCTCGCCCCGCACGGCCTCGTCATCACCTCGGGCGACACCCGCGACGTGGGCGTCGGCGGCCTCGCCCTCGGCGGCGGCATGGGCTGGCTCGTGCGCGCCGTCGGCCTCACGATCGACATCCTCGAGGCCGCCGACATCGTGCTGCCCGACGGGCGCTACGTCACGGCATCCGCCGACTCGGAGCCCGAGCTGTTCTGGGCGCTTCGCGGCGGAGGAGGCAACTTCGGCGTCGCCACACACTTCACGTTCCGCGCGACGCGCCTGCCCGCGGTCGTCGGCGGCCACATCAGCCTCGCCCTCGACGACCTCGCGGGTGCCCTGCGCGCGTGGCGCGACGCCATGCGCGAGGCGCCCGACGAGCTCTCGGCCACCTTCCTCGCACTGCCCGCGATGGGCCCCGACGTGCCCCCCAGCGCGCAGCTCATCGTCTGCTACGCGGGCGACGACGAGGCAGCCGCGCTCGCTGCCATCGCACCGCTCCTCGCACTGCCGGGCGTCACGGGCTCCGACATCTCCCGGCGCCCGTACAGCGACCTCGTCGAGGAGGCCATGTCGCCGCCGCCCGTCACGATGGTCGGCGGTCACGGCCTCGCCGACTTCGACGACGACGTCATCGCCGACTACACGGCGGCCGTGCGGAGCTTCGAGGCGCCGACCGTGGCATCCGTCCGGTACCTCGGCGGCGCATTCGCGCGCGTCGATCCGGATGCCACGGCCTTCGCCGTGCGCGACCGCGAGGTCATGCTGTTCCGCGTCGTGATGCTGCCCCCGGATGCCGCCCCCGAGCTCGTCGAGGCAGCTGCGGCCCCGTGGGAGCCCATGCGCGCCCGCATCACGAGCACCTACGGCAACTTCGTGGAGAAGGGCGACCCGAGCGTGCTGCCGCTCATCTACCCGCCGGCGACCCTCGAGCGCCTGCGTGCTGTCAAGCGGCGGTACGACCCGGAGAACCTGCTCGCGCGGAACCACAACATCGTGTAG
- a CDS encoding alanine racemase — MTTSAESALDLDPMLDPVLGVVHKSVPPALWGRRASEVAAERHPVGAFATPLLVLDRAASDANVAALTAWAAERGMLLAPHGKTTMAPALWRRLLDAGCWGLTLATPWQAQVARAAGVDRILIANEIVDPVGAAWIAAELDAHPELELACWVDSIEGVARLAATPGQRPIDVLVELGDAGGRAGARGAEAALAVADAVAATPRLRLRGVAGYEGSYGSDREPSTVARVRGYLGSLAALADAVLTAHDLDDPIVSAGGSTWFDVVAEEFAPLAGRARIVLRSGAFQAHDDVFYAQTAGLPLAPALTVFARVISRPEPGLAVLDAGKRDVPYDYDLPVVLGAADGRALPGARVTALNDQHAIVAVPTDAGPAVGDVVLLGISHPCGAFDRWRLVPEVDDARGPDPRVVGFAATVF; from the coding sequence ATGACGACGTCCGCCGAGTCTGCGCTCGACCTCGATCCGATGCTCGATCCGGTGCTCGGCGTCGTGCACAAGTCGGTGCCGCCCGCCCTGTGGGGGAGGCGAGCCTCGGAGGTCGCCGCCGAACGCCATCCGGTGGGCGCCTTCGCGACGCCGCTGCTCGTGCTCGACCGGGCGGCATCCGATGCGAACGTCGCGGCGCTCACGGCGTGGGCGGCCGAGCGCGGGATGCTGCTCGCGCCGCACGGCAAGACGACGATGGCGCCCGCGCTGTGGCGGCGCCTGCTCGACGCCGGATGCTGGGGCCTCACCCTCGCGACGCCGTGGCAGGCGCAGGTGGCGCGTGCGGCGGGGGTCGACCGCATCCTCATCGCGAACGAGATCGTCGACCCCGTCGGGGCGGCGTGGATCGCGGCGGAGCTCGACGCGCATCCGGAGCTCGAGCTCGCGTGCTGGGTCGATTCGATCGAGGGCGTCGCGCGGCTCGCGGCGACGCCGGGCCAGCGGCCCATCGACGTGCTCGTGGAGCTCGGCGACGCGGGCGGTCGTGCGGGCGCGCGGGGCGCCGAGGCGGCGCTCGCGGTCGCGGATGCCGTGGCCGCCACCCCGCGGCTGCGGCTGCGCGGCGTCGCGGGCTACGAGGGCAGCTACGGATCGGATCGCGAGCCGTCGACGGTCGCTCGGGTGAGGGGGTATCTGGGCTCGCTCGCGGCCCTCGCGGATGCCGTGCTCACCGCGCACGACCTCGACGACCCCATCGTGTCGGCGGGCGGTTCGACATGGTTCGACGTCGTCGCCGAGGAGTTCGCGCCGCTTGCGGGGCGTGCCCGCATCGTGCTGCGGTCGGGCGCGTTCCAGGCGCACGACGACGTCTTCTACGCGCAGACCGCGGGGCTGCCGCTCGCTCCCGCGCTCACCGTCTTCGCGCGCGTCATCTCGCGGCCGGAGCCCGGGCTCGCGGTGCTCGACGCCGGCAAGCGCGATGTGCCCTACGACTACGATCTCCCCGTCGTGCTCGGCGCCGCCGACGGACGCGCGCTCCCGGGCGCGCGCGTCACGGCGCTCAACGACCAGCACGCGATCGTCGCGGTGCCGACGGATGCCGGGCCCGCTGTGGGCGACGTCGTGCTGCTCGGCATCTCGCATCCCTGCGGTGCCTTCGATCGCTGGCGCCTCGTGCCCGAGGTCGACGACGCGCGCGGCCCCGACCCGCGGGTCGTCGGGTTCGCGGCGACCGTGTTCTGA
- a CDS encoding YitT family protein yields MPAASASAPASAVTPDAVVTPVPHRHTPLEDVVGLITGSVLVSLGLYMLHAAGVVTGGTAGLALLVGYLTGLPYPVIFVLVNLPFFVVAVRRKGWSFTLRTAGTIVLVAVLSAVYGLPGVLGGLELHPLFASLVGNLVVGVGVVVIFRHRSSLGGFNIAALVLQERTGFRAGYTLMVLDGLVVLGSLFAVEPLLVLVSALGVVVLNVSLVLNHRPERYLGY; encoded by the coding sequence ATGCCCGCCGCATCCGCCTCCGCCCCCGCATCCGCGGTCACCCCGGATGCCGTCGTCACGCCCGTGCCCCACCGCCACACGCCCCTCGAAGACGTCGTCGGCCTCATCACGGGCAGCGTGCTCGTGTCGCTCGGGCTCTACATGCTGCACGCGGCGGGTGTCGTCACGGGCGGCACGGCGGGGCTCGCGCTGCTCGTCGGCTACCTCACAGGGCTGCCGTACCCGGTGATCTTCGTGCTCGTGAACCTGCCGTTCTTCGTGGTCGCTGTGCGCCGCAAGGGCTGGAGCTTCACGCTGCGCACGGCCGGCACGATCGTGCTCGTCGCGGTGCTGAGCGCCGTGTACGGGCTGCCGGGGGTGCTCGGCGGTCTCGAGCTGCATCCGCTCTTCGCGTCGCTCGTCGGCAACCTCGTCGTCGGCGTGGGCGTCGTCGTCATCTTCCGGCACCGCTCGAGCCTCGGCGGCTTCAACATCGCGGCGCTCGTGCTGCAGGAGCGCACGGGCTTCCGCGCCGGCTACACGCTCATGGTGCTCGACGGGCTCGTCGTGCTCGGCTCGCTCTTCGCGGTCGAGCCGCTGCTCGTGCTCGTGTCGGCGCTCGGCGTCGTCGTGCTCAACGTGAGTCTCGTGCTCAACCACCGGCCCGAGCGGTACCTGGGGTACTGA
- a CDS encoding Lrp/AsnC family transcriptional regulator: protein MTTPASIDATDARILAALDEDPTATALALSRSLGLARNTVHARLRRLEGGGALGPVSRRARPSALGYPLVAFIEIAISQGTLREAYGALADIPEIVEMHATTGAADLLAKVVARDTADLHRITTMLLEIEGVQRTSTAVSLEEVVPPRMAPLLARRVEG from the coding sequence ATGACCACTCCCGCATCCATCGACGCGACCGACGCTCGCATCCTCGCCGCCCTCGACGAGGACCCGACCGCGACCGCGCTCGCCCTCTCGCGCAGCCTCGGCCTCGCGCGAAACACGGTGCACGCGCGCCTGCGCCGCCTCGAAGGCGGCGGCGCGCTCGGCCCCGTGAGCCGCCGCGCGCGCCCGTCCGCGCTCGGCTACCCGCTCGTCGCGTTCATCGAGATCGCCATCAGCCAGGGCACCCTGCGCGAGGCGTACGGCGCGCTCGCAGACATCCCCGAGATCGTGGAGATGCACGCGACGACGGGCGCCGCCGACCTGCTCGCGAAGGTCGTCGCGCGCGACACGGCCGACCTGCACCGCATCACGACGATGCTGCTCGAGATCGAGGGCGTGCAGCGCACGAGCACCGCGGTGTCGCTCGAGGAGGTCGTGCCGCCGCGCATGGCTCCGCTGCTCGCGCGGCGCGTGGAGGGGTAG
- a CDS encoding peroxiredoxin, which produces MTSNARSSDPASAPVRLEEGTVAPDFTVVDQHGEPFTLSQLRGRKVILYFYGEAGTPACTGQACDFRDRLDAFTEEGYTVVGVSRDEVPAIAKMASDEHLTFTLLSDPDRHVHGLYGTFGTKLLYGREVQGVIRATFVIDEQGVIERAFYNIKATGHVAMLRKRLGLAV; this is translated from the coding sequence ATGACTTCGAACGCGCGCTCTTCCGACCCGGCATCCGCTCCCGTCCGCCTCGAGGAGGGCACGGTCGCACCCGACTTCACGGTCGTCGACCAGCACGGCGAGCCGTTCACGCTCTCGCAGCTGCGCGGCCGCAAGGTCATCCTCTACTTCTACGGCGAGGCCGGCACCCCCGCGTGCACGGGCCAGGCGTGCGACTTCCGTGACCGTCTGGACGCCTTCACCGAGGAGGGTTACACGGTCGTCGGCGTCTCGCGCGACGAGGTGCCCGCGATCGCGAAGATGGCGAGCGACGAGCACCTCACCTTCACGCTGCTCTCCGACCCCGACCGCCACGTGCACGGCCTCTACGGCACGTTCGGCACGAAGCTGCTCTACGGTCGCGAGGTGCAGGGCGTCATCCGCGCGACCTTCGTGATCGACGAGCAGGGTGTCATCGAGCGGGCCTTCTACAACATCAAGGCGACGGGTCACGTCGCGATGCTGCGCAAGCGGCTGGGGCTCGCGGTCTAG
- a CDS encoding YafY family protein, which yields MSDTTARALALLDLLQTHRHWPGPELAERLGVTERTVRRDVERLRDLGYRIESLPGAAGGYRLEAGAALPPLLLGDEEAVAIAVGLRVAATQRLVGGPDTTLTALAKVQQVLPPALRRRVEAIAASVQPTGVASGSAVDTEVLAQLALACRDHERIRMRYVSAAGEESVRRVEPHTLAPADRHWYLLCWDLDRDDWRTFRVDRLSDIQHTRVLAKPRPLTPEQVEEFIVVAMSWTRTPVETDAVIDIGIEDFRAYMGQWAQGSTPEGDGRTRWPVGGSDVRETMFGLSWIPAGAEYTVDLAEPQRSELRELLGRMLRALDAPPTPKPARPGGVPVG from the coding sequence ATGTCCGACACGACGGCCCGCGCCCTCGCGCTCCTCGACCTGCTGCAGACGCACCGGCACTGGCCCGGCCCCGAGCTCGCCGAGCGCCTCGGGGTGACGGAGCGCACGGTGCGCCGCGACGTCGAGCGGCTGCGCGACCTCGGCTACCGCATCGAGTCGCTCCCCGGCGCGGCAGGCGGTTACCGCCTTGAGGCCGGTGCCGCGCTCCCGCCGCTCCTGCTCGGCGACGAGGAGGCCGTCGCGATCGCCGTCGGCCTTCGCGTCGCCGCCACCCAGCGTCTCGTCGGTGGACCCGACACGACCCTCACGGCGCTCGCGAAGGTGCAGCAGGTGCTCCCGCCCGCGCTGCGGCGCCGGGTCGAGGCGATCGCGGCGAGCGTGCAGCCGACGGGCGTCGCATCCGGCTCCGCGGTCGACACCGAGGTGCTCGCCCAGCTCGCGCTCGCCTGCCGTGACCACGAGCGCATCCGGATGCGGTACGTCTCGGCGGCGGGGGAGGAGTCGGTGCGCCGCGTCGAGCCGCACACCCTCGCGCCCGCCGACCGCCACTGGTACCTGCTGTGCTGGGACCTCGACCGCGACGACTGGCGCACGTTCCGGGTCGACCGGCTGAGCGACATCCAGCACACGCGCGTGCTCGCGAAGCCGCGACCACTGACGCCCGAGCAGGTCGAGGAGTTCATCGTCGTCGCGATGTCGTGGACCCGAACACCCGTCGAGACGGATGCGGTGATCGACATCGGCATCGAGGATTTCCGCGCGTACATGGGGCAGTGGGCGCAGGGCTCGACACCCGAGGGCGACGGCCGGACGCGCTGGCCGGTCGGCGGCAGCGACGTGCGCGAGACCATGTTCGGTCTGTCGTGGATCCCGGCAGGGGCCGAGTACACGGTCGACCTCGCGGAGCCGCAGCGCTCGGAGCTGCGCGAGCTGCTCGGGCGGATGCTGCGGGCGCTCGACGCGCCGCCGACGCCGAAGCCCGCTCGGCCGGGTGGCGTGCCCGTCGGCTAG
- a CDS encoding ATP-binding cassette domain-containing protein, whose amino-acid sequence MTTAQIIEAEGLTKRFTVKKATVDAVTDLTFQVAPGELVAFLGPNGAGKSTSLRMLTTLIPPTAGTARVVGHDILRDPAGVRARIGYVGQLTSGSFAQRVRDELLAQGAFYGMGRAATVKRADELIESLDLASFATRTVQQLSGGQKRRLDIALGLMHAPPLLFLDEPSTGLDPQSRANLWEHILRVRADHGTTVFLTTHYLEEADRFAERVMVMDRGRVIADDTAARLKATLAGDVITLGFADAADAERAMAVVQALTDREVRRDDATTVGVTVPEGESLLPTAIRRLDAEGIAVRTATGVPPTLDDVFLALTGRTLREAGEGDQAPEGETDAASASERDPGDATAASGTPTQTTTPTGAAR is encoded by the coding sequence ATGACCACCGCACAGATCATCGAGGCCGAGGGCCTCACCAAGAGATTCACCGTCAAGAAGGCCACGGTCGACGCCGTCACCGACCTCACCTTCCAGGTCGCGCCGGGCGAGCTCGTCGCGTTCCTCGGGCCGAACGGCGCCGGCAAGTCGACGAGCCTGCGCATGCTCACGACCCTCATCCCCCCGACCGCCGGCACGGCGCGCGTCGTCGGCCACGACATCCTGCGCGACCCCGCGGGTGTGCGCGCCCGCATCGGCTACGTCGGCCAGCTCACGAGCGGCAGCTTCGCCCAGCGCGTGCGCGACGAGCTGCTCGCGCAGGGCGCGTTCTACGGCATGGGCCGCGCCGCGACCGTCAAGCGGGCCGACGAGCTCATCGAGTCGCTCGACCTCGCGAGCTTCGCGACCCGCACGGTGCAGCAGCTGTCGGGCGGCCAGAAGCGCCGGCTCGACATCGCGCTCGGGCTCATGCACGCCCCGCCGCTGCTGTTCCTCGACGAACCGTCGACGGGGCTCGACCCGCAAAGCCGCGCCAACCTGTGGGAGCACATCCTGCGGGTGCGCGCCGACCACGGCACGACCGTCTTCCTCACGACGCACTACCTCGAGGAGGCCGACCGCTTCGCCGAGCGCGTCATGGTCATGGACCGCGGACGCGTCATCGCCGACGACACGGCCGCGCGCCTCAAGGCGACCCTCGCGGGCGACGTCATCACGCTCGGGTTCGCGGATGCCGCCGACGCCGAGCGCGCGATGGCGGTCGTGCAGGCGCTCACCGATCGCGAGGTGCGCCGCGACGACGCCACGACGGTCGGCGTGACCGTGCCCGAGGGCGAGAGCCTGCTGCCGACCGCGATCCGGCGGCTCGACGCGGAGGGCATCGCGGTGCGCACGGCGACGGGCGTGCCGCCCACCCTCGACGACGTTTTCCTCGCCCTCACGGGTCGCACGCTGCGCGAGGCGGGCGAGGGCGACCAGGCGCCCGAGGGCGAGACGGATGCCGCGTCCGCCTCCGAGCGCGACCCCGGCGACGCGACCGCGGCATCCGGAACCCCCACCCAGACCACCACCCCGACGGGAGCAGCACGATGA
- a CDS encoding ABC transporter permease: MTTTETPTRTAVRPNVVRDTRNVLVRELRPVARDPFTLIFSLLQPLVFLGLFGPLLVGQSGGAVGETLQWFVPGVLVMIVLFGTGATGSNLQYEMMTGSHERTLVAPLSRSSLLVGRALKEIAPIVVQALVIVLVAWPFGFAINGAGLVAGLALLAVFGVGLGSLSYALALATKDREWLFWGVQQSLIFPLLILSGMLLPLDAGPAWMQAVATVNPVNWIVQAERALLAGGFGEPEVLWGVVAALAVAVVGLLVGIRAMRRSS; this comes from the coding sequence ATGACCACCACCGAGACCCCCACGCGCACCGCGGTGCGCCCCAACGTCGTGCGCGACACCCGCAACGTGCTCGTGCGCGAGCTGCGGCCGGTCGCACGCGACCCGTTCACGCTCATCTTCAGCCTGCTGCAGCCGCTCGTCTTCCTCGGGCTGTTCGGGCCGCTGCTCGTCGGCCAGTCGGGCGGCGCGGTCGGCGAGACGCTGCAGTGGTTCGTGCCGGGCGTGCTGGTCATGATCGTGCTGTTCGGCACGGGCGCGACGGGCTCCAACCTGCAGTACGAGATGATGACGGGCTCGCACGAGCGCACGCTCGTGGCGCCCCTGTCGCGCTCGTCGCTGCTCGTGGGCCGCGCGCTCAAGGAGATCGCGCCGATCGTCGTGCAGGCGCTCGTGATCGTGCTCGTCGCGTGGCCGTTCGGCTTCGCGATCAACGGCGCCGGGCTCGTCGCGGGGCTCGCGCTCCTCGCGGTGTTCGGCGTGGGCCTCGGCTCGCTCAGCTACGCGCTCGCCCTCGCTACGAAGGACCGCGAGTGGCTGTTCTGGGGCGTGCAGCAGTCGCTCATCTTCCCGCTGCTCATCCTCTCGGGGATGCTGCTGCCGCTCGACGCGGGCCCGGCCTGGATGCAGGCGGTCGCGACCGTCAACCCGGTCAACTGGATCGTGCAGGCCGAGCGCGCCCTGCTCGCGGGCGGCTTCGGCGAGCCCGAGGTGCTGTGGGGCGTCGTCGCCGCACTCGCCGTCGCCGTCGTCGGGCTGCTCGTCGGCATCCGGGCGATGCGCCGCAGCAGCTGA
- a CDS encoding bifunctional proline dehydrogenase/L-glutamate gamma-semialdehyde dehydrogenase produces MTPPKRSAAPAAPASAAPAETGEHVDPRADEEHVADAVVAQVRRWLAEAERLPVDPSARRLAGLLRDPDGLAFAVGFVDGVIRPEDPRVAARALTRLSRRPPRFLAWPLRAALRVGGMVAPILPGVVVPVARAVLRRMVAHLVIDADDPRLGRALRRIRDRGARPNVNLLGEAVLGAREAARRLEGTRRLLARDDVDYVSIKVSATVAPHSPWAFDEAVDDIVQALTPLYADAAAASPPKFVNLDMEEYKDLDLTIAVFQRILDGPELRGLEAGIVLQAYLPDALGAYLRLRDWARERRAAGGAGIKVRLVKGANLPMERVDASLHDWPLATWHTKQETDTNYKRVLDVALRPENTAHVRLGVAGHNLFDLAYARHLAAERGVADAMEIEMLLGMAPAQAEAVRRDTGGLLLYTPVVAASDFDAAIAYLIRRLEEGAASENFMSAVFELSSSEQLFARERDRFLASLAEVDDTVPAPHRVQDRTLPPAPAPGTGEGFHNAPDTDPAVAANRAWARAALERSRTTRLGEETVAASRIPDAAGVDRVLATAAAASGSWAARGAAERAAILHRAGELLEARRGELVEIMAAEAGKTVDQSDPEVSEVVDFAHYYAEQSLGLERLDGARFVPARVTLVVPPWNFPLAIPGGSTLAALASGSSVVFKPARRTARTAAVLTETLWEAGVPREALQFVVLGDSSLGETLIADERVDQVILTGGYETAELFRSFRPGLTLLAETSGKNAIVVTPSADLDLAVRDVAYSAFGHAGQKCSAASLAILVGAVARSRRFHEQLLDAVRSMPVGEAWDPSSRMGPLIAPADGKLLDALTRLAPGESWLLEPRQLDEEGRVWSPGIKTGVAPGSEFHRTEYFGPVLGIMHAATLDEAIELQNAVDYGLTAGLHSLDADEVARWIDGVEAGNLYVNRGTTGAIVQRQPFGGWKRSVVGAGAKAGGPNYLLGLGRVEPVAATVEPAAVDPGAERLIAVFGARGDEARRMLLRAAASDRRAWETEFGVVRDVTALAAERNAFRYRALPVVVRAEAAADPVELARVVLAGLRAGAALTLSTDAELAPADLDALREAGVGIRSESAEEWLRSASALRDARIRLVGGSGAELLTALGGRPDIAVYDGAVTESGRVELLAFLREQAVSITAHRFGTPSPLVEALPLG; encoded by the coding sequence GTGACCCCGCCGAAGCGATCCGCCGCCCCCGCCGCCCCCGCATCCGCCGCCCCCGCGGAGACGGGCGAGCACGTCGACCCGCGAGCCGACGAGGAGCACGTCGCCGACGCCGTCGTCGCCCAGGTGCGGCGCTGGCTCGCCGAGGCCGAGCGCCTGCCCGTCGACCCCTCGGCCCGCCGCCTCGCGGGGCTGCTGCGCGACCCCGACGGGCTCGCGTTCGCGGTCGGGTTCGTCGACGGCGTCATCCGCCCCGAGGACCCCCGCGTCGCGGCCCGTGCGCTCACGCGTCTCTCGCGCCGGCCGCCGCGCTTCCTCGCGTGGCCGCTGCGCGCGGCCCTGCGCGTCGGCGGGATGGTCGCGCCGATCCTGCCCGGCGTCGTCGTGCCCGTCGCCCGCGCCGTGCTGCGGCGCATGGTCGCGCACCTCGTGATCGACGCGGACGACCCGCGGCTGGGGCGGGCGCTCCGCCGCATCCGGGATCGCGGAGCGCGACCGAACGTCAACCTGCTCGGCGAGGCCGTGCTCGGCGCCCGTGAGGCCGCTCGCCGCCTCGAGGGCACGCGGCGGCTGCTCGCGCGCGACGACGTCGACTACGTGTCGATCAAGGTGTCTGCGACCGTCGCGCCGCACTCGCCGTGGGCGTTCGACGAGGCGGTCGACGACATCGTGCAGGCGCTCACTCCGCTCTACGCGGATGCAGCCGCCGCATCCCCGCCGAAGTTCGTGAACCTCGACATGGAGGAGTACAAGGATCTCGACCTCACGATCGCGGTCTTCCAGCGGATCCTCGACGGCCCCGAGCTGCGGGGGCTCGAGGCGGGCATCGTGCTGCAGGCCTACCTGCCGGATGCGCTCGGCGCCTACCTGCGGCTGCGCGACTGGGCGCGGGAGCGGCGCGCCGCCGGCGGTGCGGGCATCAAGGTGCGGCTCGTGAAGGGCGCCAACCTGCCCATGGAGCGCGTCGACGCGTCGCTGCACGACTGGCCGCTCGCGACGTGGCACACGAAGCAGGAGACCGACACGAACTACAAGCGCGTGCTCGACGTCGCGCTGCGACCCGAGAACACCGCCCATGTGCGGCTCGGCGTCGCCGGCCACAACCTCTTCGACCTCGCCTACGCGCGGCATCTCGCGGCCGAGCGCGGGGTGGCGGACGCCATGGAGATCGAGATGCTGCTCGGCATGGCTCCCGCCCAGGCGGAGGCCGTGCGGCGCGACACGGGCGGCCTGCTGCTCTACACGCCCGTCGTCGCGGCCTCCGACTTCGACGCCGCGATCGCCTACCTCATCCGCCGACTCGAGGAGGGTGCGGCGAGTGAGAACTTCATGTCGGCGGTGTTCGAGCTGTCGAGCTCGGAGCAGCTGTTCGCACGCGAGCGCGACCGCTTCCTCGCGTCGCTCGCCGAGGTCGACGACACCGTGCCCGCGCCGCACCGCGTGCAGGACCGCACGCTGCCGCCCGCGCCGGCCCCCGGTACGGGGGAGGGGTTCCACAACGCGCCCGACACCGACCCGGCGGTCGCCGCGAACCGCGCGTGGGCGCGCGCGGCGCTCGAGCGCAGCCGAACGACGCGGCTCGGGGAGGAGACGGTGGCGGCATCGCGGATCCCGGATGCGGCGGGCGTCGACCGCGTGCTCGCGACCGCGGCAGCGGCATCCGGGTCCTGGGCCGCACGCGGCGCCGCCGAGCGCGCCGCGATCCTGCACCGCGCGGGCGAGCTGCTCGAGGCGCGCCGCGGCGAGCTCGTCGAGATCATGGCGGCCGAGGCGGGCAAGACCGTCGACCAGTCGGACCCCGAGGTGTCGGAGGTCGTCGACTTCGCGCATTACTACGCCGAGCAGTCCCTGGGGCTCGAGCGGCTCGACGGTGCGCGATTCGTGCCCGCGCGCGTGACGCTCGTCGTGCCGCCGTGGAACTTTCCCCTCGCGATCCCGGGCGGCTCGACGCTCGCCGCGCTCGCATCCGGGTCGTCGGTCGTGTTCAAGCCCGCGCGTCGCACTGCCCGCACCGCGGCGGTGCTCACCGAGACGCTGTGGGAAGCGGGTGTGCCGCGCGAGGCGCTCCAGTTCGTCGTGCTCGGCGACTCCTCGCTCGGCGAGACGCTCATCGCCGACGAGCGCGTCGACCAGGTGATCCTCACGGGCGGGTACGAGACGGCCGAGCTGTTCCGCTCGTTCCGGCCGGGTCTCACCCTCCTCGCCGAGACGAGCGGCAAGAACGCGATCGTCGTGACGCCCTCGGCCGACCTCGACCTCGCGGTGCGCGACGTCGCGTACTCGGCCTTCGGGCACGCGGGGCAGAAGTGCTCGGCGGCGTCGCTCGCGATCCTCGTCGGCGCGGTCGCGCGCTCACGGCGCTTCCACGAGCAGCTGCTCGACGCCGTGCGCTCGATGCCCGTCGGCGAGGCATGGGACCCGTCGAGCCGCATGGGCCCGCTCATCGCGCCCGCCGACGGCAAGCTGCTCGACGCCCTCACGCGCCTCGCGCCGGGGGAGAGCTGGCTGCTCGAGCCTCGTCAGCTCGACGAGGAAGGGCGCGTGTGGAGCCCCGGCATCAAGACGGGCGTCGCGCCCGGATCGGAGTTCCACCGCACCGAGTACTTCGGGCCCGTGCTCGGCATCATGCACGCCGCGACCCTCGACGAGGCGATCGAGCTGCAGAACGCCGTCGACTACGGGCTCACGGCCGGCCTCCACTCGCTCGACGCCGACGAGGTCGCGCGCTGGATCGACGGCGTCGAGGCGGGCAACCTCTACGTCAACCGCGGAACGACGGGTGCGATCGTGCAACGGCAGCCGTTCGGCGGCTGGAAGCGCTCGGTGGTCGGCGCGGGCGCGAAGGCGGGCGGGCCCAACTACCTGCTGGGTCTCGGGCGCGTCGAGCCCGTCGCGGCGACGGTCGAGCCCGCGGCCGTCGATCCCGGGGCCGAGCGGCTCATCGCGGTGTTCGGCGCGCGCGGCGACGAGGCGCGCCGGATGCTGCTGCGGGCCGCCGCGAGCGACCGCCGCGCATGGGAGACCGAGTTCGGCGTCGTGCGCGACGTCACGGCACTCGCCGCCGAGCGCAACGCGTTTCGCTACCGCGCCCTGCCCGTCGTCGTGCGGGCGGAGGCCGCGGCCGACCCCGTCGAGCTCGCGCGCGTCGTGCTCGCGGGGCTGCGCGCGGGCGCCGCGCTCACCCTCTCGACGGATGCGGAGCTCGCGCCCGCCGATCTGGACGCGCTCCGCGAGGCCGGGGTCGGCATCCGCTCGGAGTCGGCCGAGGAGTGGCTGCGCTCGGCGTCCGCGCTGCGCGACGCGCGCATCCGTCTCGTCGGCGGGAGCGGCGCTGAGCTGCTGACGGCGCTCGGCGGCCGCCCCGACATCGCCGTATACGACGGCGCCGTGACCGAGAGCGGCCGCGTCGAGCTGCTCGCCTTCCTGCGCGAGCAGGCCGTCTCGATCACGGCCCACCGCTTCGGCACCCCGAGCCCCCTCGTCGAGGCCCTGCCCCTCGGCTAG